Proteins found in one Gadus macrocephalus chromosome 23, ASM3116895v1 genomic segment:
- the LOC132452483 gene encoding type-1 angiotensin II receptor-like, producing MANMTATASEGIELTCGMSGRHRFIFTLVPVVYGFNFVIGVVGNSMVVAVIYRYMKLKAVANIFVLNLAISDLTFLITLPMWATFTATGYYWPFGSFLCKACAGLVIFNLYTSIFFLTALSIDRYLAIVHPVRSRRYRTVGYARISCVLVWIFAFVLSVPTALTRDVHFIVNGTTVCGILHSKDAPRPDNLLLAISLMKSLLGFLVPFLIIITCYCLIGRALRRSRYIQKSVRSRDDEVLRMLAAAVLAFFLCWVPHQVVHFLQVLNQMKVLKDCSILDIIDTAMPFTICIAYFTSCVNPILYGFVGANFRKNLLRLLCCAQRGIPLPHPSISSKMSALSYRASEALSLTTKNKTSSADSK from the coding sequence ATGGCGAACATGACAGCAACGGCCTCCGAGGGGATAGAGCTGACCTGTGGCATGTCCGGGAGGCACAGGTTCATCTTCACCCTGGTGCCCGTGGTGTACGGCTTCAACTTCGTCATCGGCGTGGTGGGCAACAGCATGGTGGTGGCGGTCATATACCGCTACATGAAGCTCAAGGCGGTGGCCAACATCTTCGTGCTCAACCTGGCCATCTCCGACCTCACCTTCCTCATCACCCTGCCCATGTGGGCCACCTTCACGGCCACCGGCTACTACTGGCCCTTCGGCAGCTTCCTGTGCAAGGCCTGCGCCGGGCTGGTCATCTTCAACCTCTACACCAGCATCTTCTTCCTCACCGCCCTGAGCATTGACCGCTATCTGGCCATCGTGCACCCAGTGCGCTCGCGGCGCTACCGCACGGTGGGCTACGCACGCATCAGCTGCGTGCTGGTGTGGATCTTCGCCTTTGTGCTCAGCGTGCCAACCGCGCTGACACGGGACGTGCACTTCATTGTCAACGGGACCACTGTGTGCGGCATCCTGCACTCAAAGGACGCCCCGAGGCCCGACAACCTGCTGCTGGCCATCAGCCTGATGAAGAGCCTGCTGGGCTTCTTAGTGcccttcctcatcatcatcacctgcTACTGCCTGATCGGACGGGCGCTGAGGAGGTCCCGGTACATCCAGAAGAGTGTGCGTTCCCGCGACGACGAGGTGCTGCGCATGCTGGCCGCCGCCGTCCTGGCCTTCTTCCTGTGCTGGGTGCCGCACCAGGTGGTCCACTTCCTTCAGGTGCTGAACCAGATGAAGGTGCTGAAGGATTGCTCCATCTTGGACATCATCGACACGGCCATGCCCTTCACCATCTGCATCGCCTACTTCACCAGCTGCGTCAACCCCATCTTGTACGGCTTCGTGGGGGCCAACTTCCGCAAGAACCTGCTGCGGTTGCTGTGCTGCGCACAGCGCGggatccccctcccccatcccagcATCAGCTCCAAGATGAGCGCGCTGTCCTACCGCGCCAGCGAGGCCCTGAGCCTGACCACCAAGAACAAGACCTCGTCCGCCGACAGCAAGTGA